The genomic stretch TTGAGACAAAGACGCCGCCAATAACCGCAATAGCCATTGGCGTACGGATTTCGGTTCCTGCTCCGAGTCCAAGCGCAGGCGGCAGAGCGGCCATCATGGTCGCAATGGAGGTCATCAGAATCGGGCGAAGACGTATAGGTCCGGCAAGTTTCATCGCGTCGCTCGCGCTGATATTGCCTGTTCGCCGCTGATTTGCATAGTCCACAAGAATAATCGAATTCTTCTTCACAATTCCCATCAGCAGCAGCAATCCGATCATACTGAAGATATTCAAGGTTTTCCCCGCTATCAGTAACGCAGCCGCCGCGCCGACTACGGAAAGCGGTAGAATCGTCAAAATAGTGAGCGGGTGGCTAAGCGAGTTGAATTGTGACGCCAAAACCATATATGCCACAAGGATGCCCATAATGAGCGCAAAGACGAGACCCGCAAAAGACTCCTTAAAGGCAACACTCGAACCACTCAGCATTGTTCTATAGCCAGTAGGCAGCTCGTCTGTAAGTTTTTCTACGAACTCGATTGCCTCTTGCTGCGAATGTCCTGCAGCGACATTCGCAAATACAGTGATCGCACGTTCCCTGTCTTTTCGAGTGATGGCTTGCAGTGCCGGCAACTCCTCGTACTTGATTAGCGTCGAGAGTGGAATCAGTTCGCCGCTCCTGCTTCGAACGCGAAGCCGCGAAATGTCCTGAACACTTCTCCGTTGGTCGGCCATGAGACGCATGCGAACATCAACCCTCCTCCCACCTGCACTATACTTTCCGACCCTTTCACCTCCCACAAGAGTGTTGATTGCCGTTGCCACGTCCTCCACGGAAATACCCAAGTCAGCACATCTTGCCCGGTCTGGCTCAATGCGCAGCTCCGGAACACCTATACGGTAATCTGTGTCAACGTCGACAACAAGTCCGCTTTCATTCAGTTTACTTGTTACGTCACCGCTCAGTTGTTCAAGGGTCTTCCAGTCCGGGCCGAGTAATGCGAATTCAACGGGAAAGCCGCGCTGTGCCGTGAAGCCTGCTTGGGACAGATCCTGCACGACTGCACGAACACCCGGGATGCTATTCAAATCCTTGCGAAGTAACGCTGCAAAATCCTTTTGTGACTTATCGCGTTCACGAGGCGGCACGAGAGTTACAAAGAATATACCGCCGCTTTGACCACCGCCGCCGAATCCTCCAACCAAGGCAAACGACCGTGCCACTTCGGGGTACGTCGCCACTTGTTGCTCCACTTGCCTGAACAGATTATCGGTTTCTGTCATGCTTGAGCTGACGGCCGTTTGAATTCGAACCATCAATCTGCTCTGATCCTGCGACGGAACGAATTCGCTCGGAAGCACCTTCAATACGATCATCGAACCCAAGAAGATAGTCAGCGCACCCGACAGAATCAGACCCGGCCGCTTTAGTGCGTTGCCGAGCCACCTTGCGTAGAGCTTTTCCGACTTGCCGAAAATCCGGTCTGCCCATGCGCCAATCCTGTTCCGGTTCTCTCGGGAGATATCCAAAATCTGCGCACAACGCGCAGGTGCGAGTGTCACGGCTTCAACGTAGGAAAGCAGTATGGCGACGCAAAGTGTCACACCAAATTGAAGAAAGAACCTGCCTATTACGCCTTCCATGAAAACAACGGGTACGAAAATCGCAACAACCGCGAGTGTTGCGGAGAACGCAGGAAAAGTAATCTCCTTTGTGCCTTCCAATGCTGCGGTTACCTTGTCCTTCCCCATTTCCGCGTGCCGAACAATGTTTTCCAGCACCATGATGGCGTCATCCACGACTATTCCGACCGCAAGTGCGAGTCCAAGCAGCGTGAATGTGTTCAGGGTGAATCCCAGAAAGTAGATTACCGCAATTGTCCCCAGCAGCGACATAGGAATGGCAAGAATAACATTGATCGCATTTGAAAACGATCCCAGAAACAGCCAGCAAACCAGTGCGGTGAGGATTACAGAGAGGACAAGCTCAAGTTCGATTTCGTGCACGGACTCCGCTATGAATTTGGTGGAATCAAAATTTATTCCAAGCTCCATCCCGTCCGGCAGGGTCTTTCGAATTTCCTCCATTTCGGCCTTGACCGCCTCGGCAACCGCAACCGCGTTAGCTCCGCGTTGCTTTCGAATCCCCATTCCCATTGCAGGACTTCCGTTCACGCGGGTGATCCGGCGGACATCTTCAAATCCGTCTTCAACTATCGCAACATCACTCAGATGGACTTCCGCGCCCGGAACGTCCCTGACCACAATGTTCTTGAATGTCTCGAGATCAATCGCTTCTCCCATAATGCGAACGCTGACTTCTCGTCCGCTATTTTCAAGGCGGCCGGCAGGGAGTTCGACATGCTCACGCCGTAATGCCGACACAACATCATTCACCGTCAAGCCATATGCGTCAAGTTTGGCGGCGTCAATCCAGATTCGTATATTCCGGTCCAGCCAACCGCCAAGATTGATTTCTCCCACACCGGGGATCGTTTGCAGCTTGTCCCTGATTTGATAGCGAGCAATGTCAGAGAGTACTTGCTTGGGGTACGGTCCTGACAACCCAATCCACATGATTGGCTGATCTTCCGGATTCGACTTGCTGACGGTCGGAGGATCAATATCAACCGGGAGCCTTCGTGCCGCCTGCGCAACCTTCGTTTGAACGTCCTGCAGCGCCAAGTCAACGTCCCGCGAGAGATCCATTTCCACCGTAACATTCGCACTTCCCTGCCTGGCGCTGGACGTAATACTGCGCACGCCTTCCACTTGCGCGACTGCTTCTTCGATAATCTCGACAACATCATGCTCCATGACCTCAGGAGCCGCACCTTCCCAGGTGGCACTGACAGAGATTGTCGGGAAATCAACGTCGGGGAACTGACTAATACCGATTCTGGTAAGCGCGATGATGCCGAACAGGACAGTGCCTGCCATAAGCATCCACGCAAAAACCGGTTTCCGGACACAAACTTCAGTGATATTCATTAGTTTGTACTCACTGTGTCGGTTTTCGCTTGACTCTGTGACTGCCCTGACACGATCCGTACTCGCGACCCTTCACTCAATGCTTCCGCACCACGCACAACCAGAATCTCGCCTTCGTTTAACCCTTCCTTAACTTCGACTCTTCCATCATGCGTTTGGAGTCCAAGTTTCAGAACTCGTTCATGAGCGACGCTGTCTCCAACAACATATGCAAGAAATCCTCTTTCGCTTGGCCGGATGCTGACTTGTGGAATGACGGGCAACTGCTTCGTCTCTCCCAGAACAACGGTTACCTCAGCGAAAGCTCCCGGCTGAAGATTCTCAGCTGATTCCGGAGTAACTTCGGCCGTCACGTCCACCATGCGCGTTTGAGGGTCCGCAGATTCAGATACGGCTGTCACTTTCGCGCGTAGTGTGTCGGTAACTCCACTGACGGTAAACTGCACTTCAAGTCCTCGCGATATTGACGCCGCCTCTTGCACCGGAACTGTGAACTTCAACAGGAGCGGGTCCCTGCGAACCATCGTCGCAATCGTTGCCCCGACTTGCAGGTACTGGCCAGTACGGACGATGCGCGATTGGATCACTCCTGAAACCGGCGCAGGCACTCGTGCATCGCGATAGTTCAGCCGTGCAAGCTCGAGATTGGCCGCGGCCTGTGAGGAATCAGCTCGGGCCGACTGGGCACGTGTTTGCCAGCTATCGAGCTCCTCAGCACTTACAAAGCCCGGATTGTTACCTTGAATGTCCACCCGCCTTGCCAAGCCGGCTTCGATTTCACGCAAGTTGGCTTTAGATTTGTCATAAGCCGCTTCGGCTGACTTCAAAGCAAGTTCATAGCGCTCCAATTCAATATCCACGAGACTCTCGCCGGCACGAACCGATTCACCTTCGCGGAACTTCACCGATTGGACAGTTCCCCCCACTCTCGCCGTCACAGGCACTATCTCAAATGCCTCAACCGAGCCAACTGCGTGCACGACCAAGTCTGCTTGTCTCGATGACACGGTTTCAACTTCGATGGGAAAGGCAAGCGGAGGTCGTTTACCAGTCTGCGCGGAGCCGCCGGACGAGCAACCGATTATCGAAAAGAGAATTGGGGCAAAAATGAAAAGCTTGGCAGCGTAGGTCATGTTTAAATTGTCTTGTAGTCCGTGCGGGGTGTTTCAGATGAAGGTAATTCCCTAAGTTACTTAAACTCAAGATATGAAGCACTTTCTCCCAATAACTGATTTCGCATGAACTCATTAAAACGTTTTATTACAATTGCTTAGGAGTATTCGAAGTATGAATTTGTGAAAATTTGAACGCAATCGCACGGAGTGCCTCAATATTGGCTTTCTTTCATATAAAACAACTTCTTAGATTCTGTCCGACTGATTCGTTGGAGTGACCTCAGACTTAGCTACATGAGCATGGCTTGTAATTTGAACGGTGATTCTGTATTATAGATGTAGAGCGGTGCCGAGCTTTTGCCGGACCCGAAGCTTTGTCAGGAACCTTTTACACGAGTTGTCGTATCATCTGCATGGCAGTGAATCGAATTGTATCAGTATTGTTGATCCTTCTGGTCTTCGGTGCCGGCGTGGGGGCTGAAATCCCCCATCATCATCATGACCATGAGGATGAAGCGCACGCAGAGATGTGTGACCAGCTTTGTCACTGCGTACATTTCCAGATTCTTGGCCTGACCGCTTCTCATACCAGCTTGCTTCCCGCACCTGAAGCGGATACAATTCATTCGCTGTACCAGCTGTCTCTCCCACTCCCTCCTCTTTTCCGCATCGAACGACCTCCAAAGTCGCACTTGTCATAAGGCATCGGTGACCGCTCGCTGACGGGCGGTGATTTCTGTTTACCTTCAGACAAGGAGCGACATGCATCCATTTTTCGTATGTCGACCACTCTTGCGCGGGGTGGTCGTATTTTTTTGCGCGCTTCTCTTCAATACAAATGCCGGCAAGACCGCCACACTTGCCGAGTTACTTGCAGCCACGGACTCAACTTCACATGAGATCCTGCTTGCAAAAGAAGAGCTCGCACGGTCTTCCGCGGTGCACTCCAATGCACGGGCGATTCCCAATCCAGTCATTTTCGGATCAAATGAAGAGCTTGGCTCAGTTCGAGAAACAGGCCTCGGCTTGAATCAAGAACTCGGGTTCATCTGGAATCGTGGGGCTGAAATCAACAGCGCTGCGGCAAGTGTCTCTGCGGCAAATGCCTATCTAAGGCTTACACAGTCCCGCGTGTATTCAAACGTCTTGTCCGATCTTCTGCGACTGCATCATTTGAACGAGCAACTTGATCTTCTGAATGACATTTCCAGTCAATTGGAACTAATTCTGTTGTCAAATGACAAGCGCGAACAAGCGGGTGACATTTCAACCTTTGATGCAATGCGCGTTCGTTTTGAGTCCATCTCGATTCACAAAAAGAGAATTGAGATACTTCGAGATATCGAAGCGCTGGAGAAGTCTCTCGGGAGAGAGTGCGGCTTGGCTTACAAAACCGCACTTCGCAGCATTCATCGTGAGATGGTTGAGATTCCATTTACAAACGCTGAAGACGCACTGAGATATGCCCGGGAGCATTCCCCTGAATTACAAGGCATTTCATTGAGGACCGAATCCGCGCGTCAAGCAAAGAGCGCCGCCTCCTGGCGCAGGTTGCCTGACTTCTCAATTGGGATTGGCCAGAAATCAAACAACCTTGATGAGCAGGGATGGATACTCGAGGCCGAGCTTGAACTGCCGATTTTTTATCGCAGAAATGCGGAGCTCCGCCTCCGAAAGGCCGAATACGAACGCGCTTCGAAGGAGGTTCGGTCAGTCTCCGCTCAATTGAGTGAAGAAGTTCTTCGAGCTTTTGACCTTTGGCGTAATGCGAATTCACACTCACAGTTATCCTTTCCGCCCGAAATGCTTCGCAATCACTTGAAAGCCGCGAATGATCTGTATTTGAGCGGTGAAATCGGCTACATTGAGTTACTCGATGCCATTGAGGCAAGTGAGACTGCGCAACTCGAACAGTTTGAGATTGAAGCTTCCCGCTTGCAGACGGACTTGAATCTCAGACTATTGACAGGATTCCCAATCTTGGAGAATTATTAGAATGAAATATATCCCAACTCTAACACTCTTGATTGCCGCAATCGTCTTCGCACTCGGCTGCAAACAGAATGCCGCCCAGAAGACGGGTGGCAAGTCAAATGACAGCCAGCAGCAACTCGTCAGTGATAGTCACGATCACGGACATGATCATTCGAACGATGACTATGACTCCGCGCATGATGACCACGACCATGCGCATGACAATCACGACCACGCGCACGATGACCACGACCCTGCTCATGATGACCACGACCATGCGCATGACAATCACGACCCCGCGCATGATGACCACGACCCTGCTCATGATGATCACGACCATGCGCATGACAATCACGACCACGCGCACGATGATCAAGACCGCGCACTTGACGAAGCTGCACATGAGGATGATACCCGCGCAGTAACATTCTCGAGAGCCCTTCAGCAGCAACTTGATTTCGAGACTCAACCTGCTGCAAAGAGAGTGCTTTCAAACAACATTCGGGCAATTGGCGAAATTAAGGCAGCGGGAGTCGGGGAAGCAGAAGTGTTTGCACCGTTTGACGGTGTTTTGATGCCCGATCCGACACATGGAATTGTTCGGCCAGGACAGGAGGTCACCAAAGGAGAGATTCTCGCGCGTATTGCTCCATCCGGTGGTCCTGAAAGCGGTTGGACTCAGTTAATAAATGAGTACCGCCTTTCCAAAGCAGAGTATGACCGCGTCAAGGGACTTGCTGCTGATGGCGCAGTATCGGCAAAGCGACTCCAGGAGGCTGAGCTCGATTTTGAAACAAAGCGCAGCAGGATACGAGGAGCGATTGGCGAGCGAGAGGCGGACATTGACGAGATTGTGGCGGAAGGCGATTTCTTCAATCTTCGCGCCCCGGCAAGCGGCGTCATTAATGATATTCATCTGCGCTTCGGTCAGCATGTCGAAACAGGTGAGCACCTTTTCAACATCATCGATCCATCCTGGATTTGGCTGGAGGTTCAAGTCCCTGCGTCCGAATCTGGCAGCTTAAGCCAGGTATACGACGCGACTTTCACACTCACCGGTTCAAATGAAATTTACAGAGTGTCGGACCTTGATGGAAGGCTTGTTACGGTGGGCACACTTCTCGATCCGATAACAAGAAGGGTGCCTGTAATATTCGAGATGCGTAACACCAATTCACTGTTCAGGCCGGGAAGCTTTGCAAAGGTTAACCTGAAAACAATGACGCAAATCGAGACCTTGGCCATTCCGGAGACCGCACTTATTGATGAAGACGATATGTACGTTGTGTATGTGCAGACAGGTCCGGAGGCTTTCGAACGAAGAGTCGTTCGCACCGGCTTGCGCGACGGAGGTTTTGTTGAAATCACAGACGGACTGACAGAAGGAGATACGGTCGTGACTATCGGCGCCTATAAGATTCGACTGGCGTCGCTCAAGATCACACCGGAAGAAGCCGGCCATCATGGCCATTCGCACTAAGGAGCGGCCATGTTTCAGAATATCATAAAGTTCTCGCTCGAGAACAGGCTGGTTGTCGTACTCGCGTCGGCACTTATCCTGATACTCGGCATGTTTGTAGCGTTTCAGCTACCGGTTGACGTCTTCCCGGATTTGACCGCATCCACGGTAACGATACTTGCCGACGCGCATGGCATGGCTCCCGAAGAAGTTGAGACTCTCGTAGCCTTTCCGATTGAAACTGCGATGAACGGAGCGTCCGGAGTGCGGCGAGTTCGCTCTTCAATTGCCACCGGATTCGCCATCGTTTGGGTGGAGTTCGAGTGGGGTACGGATATCTTTCAAGCACGGCAAATCGTTGCTGAAAAGCTGCAATCCGTCCTTGCGCTCTTGCCGCCGGACATGGATGCACCGTCTTTGGCGCCTGTGTCGTCGTTGATGGGTGAGATCATGCTTGTTGGAGTTTCCAGCGACTCGCTTTCGGAAATGGATTTGCGGTCGTTTTCCGATAACATATTGAGACGAAGATTGCTGGCCGTTCCGGGAGTTTCTCAGGTAGTTGCCATCGGCGGAGAAAGAAAGCAGTATCAGGTTCTTGCGAGTCCGGAGCGACTTGCCGCCTTTCAAGTGAGCTTGAGCGAACTTCAGGACGCGGTAAAGAAATCCAACTTGAATTCAACCGGCGGATTCTACGTCTCATCGACGCGATCGAGGATTTGAAACGATCCGTTGTCTCTGTTCGTGAAGGGAGCCCTATCCTGGTCGAACATCTGGCCGACGTGCAAATTGGCGCGGCCACGAGATTCGGTACATCTTCCGTCAGCGGCAGGGACGCCGTCATTCTCTCAGTTCAGAAGCAGCCGAATGCGAACACTCTTGATCTCTCCAACCGAATTGATGCCGTCATAGAAGAACTGGAGCCGCTCCTGCCTGCTGACGTGCGTATTGATAATCACGTCTTTCGACAAGCCGATTTCATCGAGGTCAGCATCCACAATGTGATTGAAGCGCTTCGGGACGGCGCAATTCTAGTCGCAATCATACTTCTTCTCTTCCTGGCAAATGTCCGCACGACGCTTATCAGTCTTGTTGCCATTCCCCTCTCGCTAATCGTTGCTGTGCTGGCCATGTATTGGCTCGGGCTTACAATCAACACAATGACTCTTGGCGGTATGGCAATCGCGGTCGGTGTTTTGGTGGACGATGCCATCATCGATGTTGAGAACGTATTTCGCAGATTGCGCGAGAACCGCGTCCTGCCGGACGACCAAAAGCGCCCAACACTTAGGGTAATACTCGATGCTTCAAATGAGATACGGCAACCGATGGTCATCGCGACCTTTATTATTATCGCCGTCTTTGCTCCGCTGTTCTTCATGTCCGGAATTGAAGGAAGACTTCTTCTCCCCCTTGGTTTTGCATTCGTGATTTCCGTCTTTGCTTCGCTGTTCGTCGCGCTTACCGTTGTTCCCGCGCTTAGTTACTACCTCCTGCCAAAGATGAAGCAACACACGGCAGAACGGGAAACATGGCTCGTGCGCACGCTGAAGTCCTGGTATCGGCCAACTCTTGAATGGGCCCTCAAGCATGGATCAACGGTGATACTTGCGACAGCTCTGTTAATCGTTGGTGCGCTGGCGGTTTATTCCAGACTCGGCAGCTCCTTTCTGCCTGAATTTAATGAAGGCTCGGCTACGATTATCGCCATTACTCCTCCGGGCACTTCCCTGCAGGAATCTTCCGACATCGGTGAATTCGTTGAGAGAAAGTTGATGTCTCATCCAGCAGTATTGTCCGTCGCGCGCCGAACGGGCCGAGGAGAATTGGATGAGCATGTGTTTGGAAGTAACCAGACAGAGCTTGAAGTACGGCTCAGTCAAGAGGGGTATCATAAGGAAAAGGTGTTTGATGAACTTCGTGACTTGCTGTCCGACGTTCCCGGTACGGTTATCAGCATCGGTCAGCCGTTGTCACATCGCATCGATCACATGCTCAGCGGGACACAAGCAGCGTTGGCAGTCAAAGTATTCGGCGGTAATCTCTACGAGTTGAGGCAGATAGCTCAGCAGATCAAGGCTGAAATGGAAACGGTGGACGGACTCGTTGACGTCGCCGTAGAGCCACAGGTTGACGTCCCGCAACTTCGTATCGAAATGGACCGTGACGCAATGGCGCTTTATGGCGTGCAAGTAGCAGATCTTGCCGAGAACATCGAAACAGCGTTTAACGGCAAAGTGGTCGGACAAGTTCTTGAAGGACAGATTCCGTTCGACCTTGTTGTTCGCTTCCCCGAAGACTCACGGGTGAATGAAAATGTCATCGCAAGCAGTTTATTCGCTACACCGGCAGGACCGCAAGTTCCGTTGAACGAGCTGGCAAAAGTGTACAAGTCGAGCGGCCCGAATTCCATCAGCCGCGAAAACGTCAGCCGCAAGATCGTTGTCCAGGCTAACATTGCCGGACGTGATCTTGGAAGTGCCGTCGAAGAAGTCAGAGAGAAAGTATTGAACAACGTGCGAATGCCGGACGGTTACTTCGTATCTTATGGCGGCCAGTTTGAAAGTGCAGAAGCGGCTAGCCGGATTGTGTTTCTTCTCTCGTTGCTCTCAATCGGCGCAATCCTTGTTCTGCTTTATCTTGAGTTCCGGACATTCCGTGATGCTTTGCTGGTGATGGTCAACCTTCCACTCGCGTTGATTGGCGGTGTCTTTGCAATCTTCTTCACCAGCGGGATTGTGTCTATCGCCGCACTGGTAGGATTTGTTACGCTATTTGGCATCGCCGCACGGAACGGTATCTTGATGATTGCGCACTTCCACGATTTGATTGACAACGGAAAAGTTCCCGTCCGAGATGCGATTATTCGCGGCAGCCTCGAGCGGATGAATCCCATTCTAATGACAGCCCTGTGTGCAGGTCTGGCACTCCTGCCCTTGGCATTGGGAGGCGGACAGCCGGGTAAAGAGATTCAGACGCCAATGGCAATCGTAATTCTCGGCGGTTTGCTTACTTCGACGGCACTTAACATGGTCGTCATCCCCGCACTTTACTGGAGGTTTGGCGCACGGACCAAGCAACTGAATTGAAATAGACAACTTTCTCGAAAAACACCCCCGTTGCATCAGATGTGCCGGGGGTGTTTCGTTTTCTCATTGCCTCACCAATCCCCTACTACTCAGTAAATTCAATTGTTTACGAGCTTGAAATTCTCACGGTTTTCCTCTATATTGGGGCATGCCAGACAACGTCTGCGTCCAGTGCCGTCCACTTATAAACTGCGGCCGACAACTCCGCACTGTTGAATTCTAAGGAATACTTCCTATGCTCCCTCCGTTTAAGAACGAACCGTTTACAAATTTTAGCGATTCTGCAAACAAGCAGGCTTTTGAAAGTGCTTTAGCAATTGTTGAAGGCCGCTTCGGCGAGAAGATCCCGCTCATCGTCGGTGGCGAACGCATCTTCACCGATGATTCAATCAAGTCAACCAATCCCGCAAATCCCGACCAAGTGCTGGCCTATGTCAGCAAGGGAACCAAGGAACTTGCGTTGCGTGCAGTAGAAAGCGCGTACGCCGCGTTTCAGTGGTGGAAGAACTTTGACCCGGATGCGCGCGCACGCATTCTCCTCCGCGCCGCTGCCATTCTGCGCCGCCGCAAACATGAGTTCAGCGCAACCATGGTTATGGAAATCGGCAAAAACTGGATGGAAGCCGACGGAGACACGGCGGAAGCCATTGACTTTCTGGAGTTCTATGCCCGTGAAATGATGCGTTTGAACGAGCGTCAGCCTGTGAATGAATATCCCGGTGAAGAGAACAATCTTTACTACATTCCGCTTGGCGTGGGCGCGGTCATTCCGCCATGGAATTTCCCCGGCGCTATCATGGCCGGCATGACAACCGCGTCACTCGTGACCGGCAACACTGTCATTTTGAAACCGGCATCTATTACTCCAGTGATTGCATACCGCTTCATGGAGATTCTCGAGGAAGCAGGCCTGCCCGCGGGCATTGTAAATTTCCTGCCAGGACCCGGCGGAGCTATCGGCGACACTATTGTCGATCACAAACTCACGCGGTTTATTGCCTTCACAGGCTCAATGGAAATCGGCCAGCGAATTTTCCAGCGCGCGGCAGTCGTTCATCCCGGACAACTGTGGTTGAAGCGAACAATCTTGGAAATGGGCGGTAAGGACGCCATACTGGTCGATGATGATGCCGACCTCGAATTTGCCGCCGAGCAGATCGTTACCGCCGCCTTCGGGTTCCAGGGACAAAAGTGCAGCGCATGTTCGCGGCTGATTATTCACGAAAAGGTGTACGACAAGCTGCTGGATATGGTTGTGAACCGAACGAAGCAAATCAAAACAGGTCCCACGAAGGATCTCAGCAATTGGCACGGTCCGGTGAGTGAAGAAGGAGCATACAACAAGATTCTCGAGTATATCGAAATCGGCAAGTCGGAAGGCCGACTTGTTGCCGGGGGAAATAGAGCAGGATTCCCTGGCTGGTTTATTGAACCGACCATTATAGCCGATGTTGCCCCGACTGCGCGCATCATGCAAGAGGAGATCTTCGGACCTGTTCTCGCCGTTTGCAAAGTGAAATCCTTCGATGAAGGACTCGACGTTTTCAATAACACTCAGTTTGGTTTGACGGGCGGGTACTTCGGCAAACGCCGCGAGCATCTTGAAAAGGTAAGAGTCCATGCTCATTGCGGTAATCTCTATTTGAATCGCAAGTGCACCGGTGCATTGGTCGGTGTTCAGCCCTTCGGAGGCTTCAATCAAAGCGGTACCGACAGCAAGGCCGGCGGTCGCGATTACCTGCAGCTATTTCTGCAAGGCAAGAGCGTGACCGAAAGATTCTAATCGTCTCAGCTGGACTTTAATTGAAAGCCCCGCAGCTGCGGGGCTTTTTGATCTTGTGTGCCTATTGCCTTTCAATCGGAATGCGTATAATGAAAGTGCTTCCTTTGCCAAGCTGCGTCTCTACCTCTGCTGTTCCGCCGTGTGCCAATGCCGCATGTTTCACGATCGCCAGCCCCAATCCAGTTCCGCCATACTTTCGGTTTCGCGAGGCTTCTACTCTGTAGAATCGTTCGAAGATTCTGGTCAGATG from bacterium encodes the following:
- a CDS encoding efflux RND transporter permease subunit, giving the protein MNITEVCVRKPVFAWMLMAGTVLFGIIALTRIGISQFPDVDFPTISVSATWEGAAPEVMEHDVVEIIEEAVAQVEGVRSITSSARQGSANVTVEMDLSRDVDLALQDVQTKVAQAARRLPVDIDPPTVSKSNPEDQPIMWIGLSGPYPKQVLSDIARYQIRDKLQTIPGVGEINLGGWLDRNIRIWIDAAKLDAYGLTVNDVVSALRREHVELPAGRLENSGREVSVRIMGEAIDLETFKNIVVRDVPGAEVHLSDVAIVEDGFEDVRRITRVNGSPAMGMGIRKQRGANAVAVAEAVKAEMEEIRKTLPDGMELGINFDSTKFIAESVHEIELELVLSVILTALVCWLFLGSFSNAINVILAIPMSLLGTIAVIYFLGFTLNTFTLLGLALAVGIVVDDAIMVLENIVRHAEMGKDKVTAALEGTKEITFPAFSATLAVVAIFVPVVFMEGVIGRFFLQFGVTLCVAILLSYVEAVTLAPARCAQILDISRENRNRIGAWADRIFGKSEKLYARWLGNALKRPGLILSGALTIFLGSMIVLKVLPSEFVPSQDQSRLMVRIQTAVSSSMTETDNLFRQVEQQVATYPEVARSFALVGGFGGGGQSGGIFFVTLVPPRERDKSQKDFAALLRKDLNSIPGVRAVVQDLSQAGFTAQRGFPVEFALLGPDWKTLEQLSGDVTSKLNESGLVVDVDTDYRIGVPELRIEPDRARCADLGISVEDVATAINTLVGGERVGKYSAGGRRVDVRMRLMADQRRSVQDISRLRVRSRSGELIPLSTLIKYEELPALQAITRKDRERAITVFANVAAGHSQQEAIEFVEKLTDELPTGYRTMLSGSSVAFKESFAGLVFALIMGILVAYMVLASQFNSLSHPLTILTILPLSVVGAAAALLIAGKTLNIFSMIGLLLLMGIVKKNSIILVDYANQRRTGNISASDAMKLAGPIRLRPILMTSIATMMAALPPALGLGAGTEIRTPMAIAVIGGVFVSTALSLYVVPSFYVKLEDWLSALKRQFRGSKAKSPVPSNEFA
- a CDS encoding efflux RND transporter periplasmic adaptor subunit → MTYAAKLFIFAPILFSIIGCSSGGSAQTGKRPPLAFPIEVETVSSRQADLVVHAVGSVEAFEIVPVTARVGGTVQSVKFREGESVRAGESLVDIELERYELALKSAEAAYDKSKANLREIEAGLARRVDIQGNNPGFVSAEELDSWQTRAQSARADSSQAAANLELARLNYRDARVPAPVSGVIQSRIVRTGQYLQVGATIATMVRRDPLLLKFTVPVQEAASISRGLEVQFTVSGVTDTLRAKVTAVSESADPQTRMVDVTAEVTPESAENLQPGAFAEVTVVLGETKQLPVIPQVSIRPSERGFLAYVVGDSVAHERVLKLGLQTHDGRVEVKEGLNEGEILVVRGAEALSEGSRVRIVSGQSQSQAKTDTVSTN
- a CDS encoding TolC family protein gives rise to the protein MHPFFVCRPLLRGVVVFFCALLFNTNAGKTATLAELLAATDSTSHEILLAKEELARSSAVHSNARAIPNPVIFGSNEELGSVRETGLGLNQELGFIWNRGAEINSAAASVSAANAYLRLTQSRVYSNVLSDLLRLHHLNEQLDLLNDISSQLELILLSNDKREQAGDISTFDAMRVRFESISIHKKRIEILRDIEALEKSLGRECGLAYKTALRSIHREMVEIPFTNAEDALRYAREHSPELQGISLRTESARQAKSAASWRRLPDFSIGIGQKSNNLDEQGWILEAELELPIFYRRNAELRLRKAEYERASKEVRSVSAQLSEEVLRAFDLWRNANSHSQLSFPPEMLRNHLKAANDLYLSGEIGYIELLDAIEASETAQLEQFEIEASRLQTDLNLRLLTGFPILENY
- a CDS encoding efflux RND transporter periplasmic adaptor subunit, which codes for MKYIPTLTLLIAAIVFALGCKQNAAQKTGGKSNDSQQQLVSDSHDHGHDHSNDDYDSAHDDHDHAHDNHDHAHDDHDPAHDDHDHAHDNHDPAHDDHDPAHDDHDHAHDNHDHAHDDQDRALDEAAHEDDTRAVTFSRALQQQLDFETQPAAKRVLSNNIRAIGEIKAAGVGEAEVFAPFDGVLMPDPTHGIVRPGQEVTKGEILARIAPSGGPESGWTQLINEYRLSKAEYDRVKGLAADGAVSAKRLQEAELDFETKRSRIRGAIGEREADIDEIVAEGDFFNLRAPASGVINDIHLRFGQHVETGEHLFNIIDPSWIWLEVQVPASESGSLSQVYDATFTLTGSNEIYRVSDLDGRLVTVGTLLDPITRRVPVIFEMRNTNSLFRPGSFAKVNLKTMTQIETLAIPETALIDEDDMYVVYVQTGPEAFERRVVRTGLRDGGFVEITDGLTEGDTVVTIGAYKIRLASLKITPEEAGHHGHSH
- the pruA gene encoding L-glutamate gamma-semialdehyde dehydrogenase, translating into MLPPFKNEPFTNFSDSANKQAFESALAIVEGRFGEKIPLIVGGERIFTDDSIKSTNPANPDQVLAYVSKGTKELALRAVESAYAAFQWWKNFDPDARARILLRAAAILRRRKHEFSATMVMEIGKNWMEADGDTAEAIDFLEFYAREMMRLNERQPVNEYPGEENNLYYIPLGVGAVIPPWNFPGAIMAGMTTASLVTGNTVILKPASITPVIAYRFMEILEEAGLPAGIVNFLPGPGGAIGDTIVDHKLTRFIAFTGSMEIGQRIFQRAAVVHPGQLWLKRTILEMGGKDAILVDDDADLEFAAEQIVTAAFGFQGQKCSACSRLIIHEKVYDKLLDMVVNRTKQIKTGPTKDLSNWHGPVSEEGAYNKILEYIEIGKSEGRLVAGGNRAGFPGWFIEPTIIADVAPTARIMQEEIFGPVLAVCKVKSFDEGLDVFNNTQFGLTGGYFGKRREHLEKVRVHAHCGNLYLNRKCTGALVGVQPFGGFNQSGTDSKAGGRDYLQLFLQGKSVTERF